Genomic DNA from Carassius gibelio isolate Cgi1373 ecotype wild population from Czech Republic chromosome B14, carGib1.2-hapl.c, whole genome shotgun sequence:
ctgaaagacagcggagaccaggacaactagagccccagatacagatcccctgtaaagacctggtctcagatgaccaccaggacaagaccacaggaaacagatgattcttctgcacaatctgactttgctgcagcctggaattgaactactggtttcgtctggtcagaggagaactggcccccccgactgagcctggtttctcccaaggtttttttctccattctgtcaccgatggagtttcggttccttgctgctgttgcttctggcttgcttagttggggacacttcatttacagtgatatcgttgtGATTGTACCgctactatttaaactgaactgagatgatgacatcactgaattcaatgatgaaccacctttaactgtcattttgcattattgacacactattttcctaattaatgttgttcagtggcTTTGACACAgtctttttgtttaaagtgctatataaataaaggtaacttgactTGACATCTTCTTTTGCAATGGCCATCcctttattttcttcattcttcCATTCataaatcttaaatcttaaatcaCATGGGTCTATTTGTAGCAATAGTtgtagttgtatctcggccaaatattgccctaactttcagatgatgcataaatctcagtttcaaaaTTTTTAACtgataactgattttttttttgtggtccagtgtTACATATATCCTTGTCATAGCACTATTGTACAAAAGGCCCTCAAGGAATCAAGCATGTATATAGTTAATTCGGAAGCATTACCTACTATGTCCAGTACGTGGCAGTATACCCTCACTTTCGTTCACTGCAAGTGTTGCATCAGCCGTAGCTGCGATTGCGTTATGAGGAAATTACCTTAAGCTCCGGTCAGATGTGGACTGTTAGCGCTTGATTCCTGCTAAATTCACCTGTTCTGATTATTCCTGAGTGGTTTTAGTTGGTGTGCGTCAATGACGATATGTAAGTGCactgtttattattaatgttacttTGAGATTGTGTCTAGTCACTGTTTAATGCCGTGATATGTGACGATTCATCCTAATGCTAAGCTAATCTTGACTGGTAGTGAAAGACATCATTTGTACGAAGTTTGTCAAGCATTAAGTGATTATTCATGATGACTATTCATTCTGTAATTGTAATCAATGGCTGCAGTTGACTACTTCATAAAGCGGATTGCTGTTCTGTTGCTAATATATATTATCCTAATGTTAGTTTAATATTGTTCTAATGTCTTAGTGTGTGAGCATAATACTGTACTATTTGGGATGATAATATTACAGTTAGTAATTATTCCTTCTTTCTGTTCATTTTAGAACCACATCCATATATATCTAATTGTATATATTGGAACCACAGAAAGAAATACCTTTATGCCATACCGTGCTGATTGCTGATTCTGACTCATAAACATCAAAGTAAACCTACATCAACCTGATACTGTCTCCCTGAGTCGTGACTGACATCCTGTAGCGAAAGCAAAATATTACCAGTTAACTAGTTCAATCCTGTCTCTTCCGAACATtgtggtccttcgagccggatgtGATTTGCTACAGTGACAGCATGGTTGATGAGCATCAGAGAGGAACTGATCCAGAGGCCGTACGGCCAAAACGCCAAACACGTCACCCTGCCTGCTTTGATGATTTTGAAGTGAACTATGGAGGTTATCAGCCACGTAACAAACATCCTTATACTTTAAGCACAGCACGGTATGAGCACAGACAAAACCAGGAATTCAGTGAGAGCAGAGGAGGTACACAACAGATGGCACATCGTACCCCACCTAAAGAAGCAAACCCATCATCAGATTCAACTTCATATCCCTGCCTTCCAGATTCAAGAGCTCAGTCCTTCGGAGCCTCCCAGTATCGCACTGCTACTAGAAAGCTACCTGAAGCTTCTACTCCCTTCCATGAACAGACCGCTAACGACCAGTATGCCCCCTACAGTCCACTCAAGGTTCAAATAAGTACCAGTGCTCCACCTACCTTGTATGGAAAGGGTGCTTCGCTTGACTCGCATGCTTCTCCTTCATATGTGGGTTCCCCTGATCCTTATTCACTGCCAGCTAGGACTCCGCATTATTCACATTATATTGTGAGTCATGGTGCTAATGACCCAAGTTACCCACCTCAGCAGCAGAGAGCCTCCCTGACTGAGCCACAAAGCATGATGGTTTTGATTGACAAAATGATGGGTCAGTTACAGCTAATGAAAGAAGAAGTTGCATCAAAGCATGGCACCCCTAGCAGATCACCACCCAGACCAGCACAGCCTTATAAAGAGCCACCTCCTGTGCATTATGAATACCCTGACCAACAATATGCTGCTGACCGAGTTTATGGGCCATTTGACAGATTCCAGAGCGGATACGTGCCTTCGCCGAGATCAAAGCTCGATATGTACCCTCACTCAGTGCCCCTACCTACTCAGAAACCCAAGCCTTCTTGGGTAGAGCAGCCTTCCATTCAGCTAAAAGAGTCAGCTGCAGAATACCGTGGCCCTAAGCCCAGTATACCCTACCTGGTGCATAAAGATCCAAGCGAGTTTGCTCGCCTGAAGCTTGCGCTCCACAATCTGCTACCTGAAGATGCGTCAGAGTTGTTCAAGTTCCAGATCTTGGTGGACCATCTGCAACTGGAAGAGGCAAGACTGATTGCGGATTCTTTCCTTAACTCTCCATATCCTTATACAGAGACAATGGCTGCCTTGACAGAGAAATTTGGGAAGCCTCACCAACTTGCTTTGAGTAAGATTGCTCGAGTAATGGATGCACCAGATGTTCTTCCAGGAGACCCTGAAGCCTTCGAAAGGTTTGCATTACAAGTTCAAGCCCTGGTAGGACTGCTGAAATCCCTGGGACCAGATGGGGATGCCGAATTGACGTGCGGTTCTCATGTGGTTCGTCTGCTGACTAAGCTGCCACCTGATTTAAGAGCTGCTTTCAGGAGACAAATGCTGCCTAGTCAATCCTCAAGCTTTACACTTCCAGAGTTCTCCAAATGGTTGCAAGCTGAATCATGGTGTCAAAGTAGTGATGTGGTGGGAAACATTCAGATGAAAGGTTGGCCAAAGCAAAGGTCTGACAAACACAAAGAGCTAAAGTCAAGACCAGCTACTGTACTGCATGGAGCAGGCAGCCCTGCCACAAATACAACTTCCTCCCCAATCAAATCTGCCACTTTGCCAGAGAACAAGGTGAAAATTAAAGCTTATTGTCCCTATTGTGAGAATGCAGACCATTTCCTTAGTCAGTGCGTCAACTTCCAGCAGCTCACGACCGAACAAGTGAAGCAATGGATTCAGACTAACAAACGCTGTTGGAAGTGTGGAAGGTCACATTTATCTGCACAGTGCAACCTGAAGAAACCCTGTAACAAGTGTAGAGGGAAACATTTGCTGATACTCCATGACATCAATTACAAGTCAGTCAAAGATAATTCCCCAGCATCAAGTTCCACTGCGGAAACTTTATACCTGGACAAACCTGGAACAGATAGCCGGGTTCTGCTCAAGGTAGTCAGAGTTCTGCTGAAATATAATAACCGCACCTTGGACACTTATGCCATCCTAGACGATGGATCCGAACGCACCATCTTATTGTTTGCTGCAGCCCAGAAACTGAATCTGAAAGGGGAAGAGGAGAAGCTATCCATTAGAACCATCCATCAGAAAGTGTCGCAACTGCAAGGCTCAAAGGTTTCATTCAGCATCTCTCCAGTGGCGCAACCACATAAGACATACCATATCAAGCAAGCCTTCACAGCCGACCACCTAGGGTTAGCTCAACAATCCTATCCTATGGAGGCCCTTGTAAGTAAGTACAAACACCTAAAGGGACTTCCTATCCAGTCCTTTGAGAAGATTCACCCACTCTTGCTGATTGGTGCTGATCAGCCTCATCTAATCACTCCAATCGAGCCAGTTAACCTGGGACCACCTGGCGGGCCAGCTGCCATCAAAACAAGACTGGGTTGGACACTACAGGGCCCAGTGAAGCTTCTTCTGAATCCTCTTCATCCTCAGCAGGTCCTTTTCACCTCTTTGTCACCCAAGCATACAGAGCTGATGAGAAATGTCACAAAGCTATGGGAACTGGACATTCTCCCCTATCGTAATGAGAAACGGGTCACTCGCTCCAGAGAGGATCAGGCGGCCCTTGAAATCCTGAACAAAGGAACTGTGAGAGTTGACGTGAATGGCATTCAGAGGTATGCCACCCCACTGTTGCGTAAATCCAGTATGGCTTGTCTTAACGCCTCCGAAGAAGCAGTAATGCCACTCCTTCGTAGAACTGAAAGGCATCTCTTGAAAGACCCAGAACGAGCAGCTACCTATTCTGTGGAGATCAAGAAATTGTTGGAGGAAGGTTATGTGGCCAAACTCGATCCAGACAAACCACCACAGAGCCTTGAGCGGTGGTTCATACCACATCATATGGTCATGCACAATGACAAAAATCGACTGGTATTCAACTGCTCGTTCCAGTACAAGGGAATGAACCTAAATGAGTCCCTTCTACCTGGCCCAGTACTAGGTCCGTCACTCCTTGGAGTCCTGATAAGATTCAGAGAGCATTCTGTAGCGGTGAGTGGGGACGTGAAAGGAATGTTCCATCAAGTTCGACTTCTGGAACAGGACAGACCTATCCTGCGATTCCTTTGGAGAGATATGGAACGAGACAGAGAACCGGACATCTATGAATGGCAGGTGCTCCCATTCGGCACTACTTGCAGCCCTTGCTGCGCTTCCTATGCCCTGCATAAACATGTCCTTGACAACACAGAGTCGGGTGATGACCTGCAATTCACTATTCAAAGGAGCTTCTATGTTGACAACTGTCTTCAGAGCCTGAACACAGCCGATGAGGCCAGAGGGCTGATTGACCGACTCAGAAAGCTACTGGCAAGTGGAGGATTTAACATCCGACAGTGGGCTTCAAACCAACCTGGAGTAGTAAGCCATCTACCTAAGGAAGCTCAGTCTGCCAGTACCGAACTGTGGTTGTCACAAAGGGAAACTGAAGTTCCTGAATCCACTCTGGGTCTGCACTGGCACTGTCCCACAGACACTCTTAGGTACAAGCACCGTCCTTTAGAGTATGGACTACCCACAATGCGCAATTTATATCGGGTTCTCGCCAGTCAATATGACCCATTGGGCTTCATTCTCCCCTACACGACCAGAGCGAAAATCCTAGTTCAGAAACTGTGGGCTAAGCCGAGAGAATGGGACGATCCTCTATTTCCTGATGAACTTTTGCAGAGCTGGCTACAGTGGGAGGCTGAACTTAAGTCTCTTTCCTCCATTACCTTTCCTAGATGCTATGTGACTCCAGAAATGGACAATGATTCTGTAAGGAGAGAGATACATGTGTTCTGTGATGCATCAGAAAGGGCCTATGGTGCAGTCTCATACCTGAGAACAGAGAACAGTCGAGGCAAGGTACAGTTAGCATTCCTAATTGCACGCTCCCGAGTTGCACCCAAGAAACAGTTGTCAGTTCCCAGACTTGAACTCTGTGCCGCACTCTGTGGAGCTCAGTTAGCAGAGATGCTAAGGAAAGAACTTACACTTGAATATCACAGGATTACCTTGTGGTCCGATTCCACCACAGTACTTAATTGGTTGCAGTCAGAGTCCTGCCGGTTCAAAGTCTTTGTTGGCACCAGGGTTGCAGAGATACAAGAAACTACAAATCCACAGGATTGGAGGTTCGTGGACTCTGCTCTGAATCCTGCGGATGATCTAACAAAGGGAAAATCGCTTGAGGACCTAGCCACTCCAAACAGATGGAGCAATGGACCCCCGTTCCTTTTAATGCACTCTGATCACTGGCCAAAGAGCCCTGCTGCCAGCTGTCTGAAAGATGACTCAGAGTTACGCAAGTCAACATTTTGCGCCCTAAATGTAGTGACCTCCAAAGCAGAAATTCCTGATGCCAGCCAGTTTACAACTTACAGAGAATTACTGGAAGCTACTGCACGATGTGTCCATGGGGTGGCAAATGAAGAACCACTGACAGCTGGAGACTTCCTACAAGCAGAAATCCTTCAGTGGAGAGCATCTCAGCTGGATAGTTTCTTTGATGACTTCCAATGCCTGAAATAAGGTAAACCTCTCCCTTCTAACAGTAAGCTACTCACCTTGAGTCCAGAGCTGGATGAAGAGATGGATGTTATTCGAGTGGGGGGAAGACTTCGACGAGCCGAAGCACTCGACATAGCAACTAAGCACCCAATTGTCCTTGACCCTAGTCATGCCCTTACCAAGCTCATCATTCAAGATTATGACCACCAGTTGAAACATCCTGGCCCAGAGAGAGTCCTGGCTGAAGTCAGAAGGAAGTTTTGGATTCTGCGTGGCAGAGAGGCCATCCGCAATCACCAGTTTCGATGCACTGACTGTCGGAGATGGAGAGCCAGCCCAAATATCCCACAAATGTCAGACTTACCTGTAGCTCGACTTCAATTATTTAAGCCTGCATTTTATTCCACAGGAATGGATTGCTTTGGGCCCTTCTCAGTAAAGATTGGACGGAGAGTGGAGAAAAGATGGGGAATAATTTGGAAGTGTTTGACAACCAGATGCATATACTTAGACATACTAGCAAGTATTGACTCTGATTCCTTCCTTATGGCATTTAGGAGGTTTGCGGCACGTAGAGGAACACCCTTCGAACTTTGGTCTGATCAAGGGACTAATTTTAAAGGCGGGGAAAGAGAATTGCATGAAGCCTTCAAAAGTATGTCACCTGAGTTACAGCTACAGTTAGCGAAGCAGAAAGTTCACTTCCGCTTCAACCCACCTGGAGCCCCTCATTTCGGAGGAGCATGGGAACGGGAGATACGATCTGTTAAATCAGCTTTGTATGTTTCTGTGGGTGCTCAATCTGTTACAGAGGAAGTCCTCAGGACAGTGTTAACTGAGGTAGAGGGAATACTGAACTCCAAGCCTCTTGGATACCTATCCTCTGACGTTTCAGATATTGATCCTGTTACCCCGAATCACCTTCTCATGGGGCGGCTTGACGGCTCTCTCCCACAAGTTGTATATCCTCAAAGCGAAATGATCAGTTGGAAACGATGGCGCCACAGTCAGATCCTCACTGACTTATTCTGGTCTGCGTTCATCAAGTACTATCTACCCAATCTGCAAACTCGATCTAAATGGCAGAAAGATGTCAAGGACATTGCTATTGGAAACGTTGTTATGCTGGTAGACCCCCAATTGCCTAGAGCTATGTGGTTGATCGGAAAGGTCACTAATGTCATGCCAAGTTCAGATGGGCATATCAGAACTGCGGAGGTGCTCATCAAGGGACGGACTTATACCAGACCAGTTTCAAGGATGATTGTACTTCCTGCCATTCCTGATGACACAGATACCTCATAACTGCGGGCCATTTATCAGGGACAAATTTAGTGCCTAAATTTGGGGGCGGCTGTACAAAAGGCCCTCAAGGAATCAAGCATGTATATAGTTAATTCGGAAGCATTACCTACTATGTCCAGTACGTGGCAGTATACCCTCACTTTCGTTCACTGCAAGTGTTGCATCAGCCGTAGCTGCGATTGCGTTATGAGGAAATTACCTTAAGCTCCGGTCAGATGTGGACTGTTAGCGCTTGATTCCTGCTAAATTCACCTGTTCTGATTATTCCTGAGTGGTTTTAGTTGGTGTGCGTCAATGACGATATGTAAGTGCactgtttattattaatgttacttTGAGATTGTGTCTAGTCACTGTTTAATGCCGTGATATGTGACGATTCATCCTAATGCTAAGCTAATCTTGACTGGTAGTGAAAGACATCATTTGTACGAAGTTTGTCAAGCATTAAGTGATTATTCATGGTGACTATTCATTCTG
This window encodes:
- the LOC127971017 gene encoding uncharacterized protein LOC127971017, producing MVDEHQRGTDPEAVRPKRQTRHPACFDDFEVNYGGYQPRNKHPYTLSTARYEHRQNQEFSESRGGTQQMAHRTPPKEANPSSDSTSYPCLPDSRAQSFGASQYRTATRKLPEASTPFHEQTANDQYAPYSPLKVQISTSAPPTLYGKGASLDSHASPSYVGSPDPYSLPARTPHYSHYIVSHGANDPSYPPQQQRASLTEPQSMMVLIDKMMGQLQLMKEEVASKHGTPSRSPPRPAQPYKEPPPVHYEYPDQQYAADRVYGPFDRFQSGYVPSPRSKLDMYPHSVPLPTQKPKPSWVEQPSIQLKESAAEYRGPKPSIPYLVHKDPSEFARLKLALHNLLPEDASELFKFQILVDHLQLEEARLIADSFLNSPYPYTETMAALTEKFGKPHQLALSKIARVMDAPDVLPGDPEAFERFALQVQALVGLLKSLGPDGDAELTCGSHVVRLLTKLPPDLRAAFRRQMLPSQSSSFTLPEFSKWLQAESWCQSSDVVGNIQMKGWPKQRSDKHKELKSRPATVLHGAGSPATNTTSSPIKSATLPENKVKIKAYCPYCENADHFLSQCVNFQQLTTEQVKQWIQTNKRCWKCGRSHLSAQCNLKKPCNKCRGKHLLILHDINYKSVKDNSPASSSTAETLYLDKPGTDSRVLLKVVRVLLKYNNRTLDTYAILDDGSERTILLFAAAQKLNLKGEEEKLSIRTIHQKVSQLQGSKVSFSISPVAQPHKTYHIKQAFTADHLGLAQQSYPMEALVSKYKHLKGLPIQSFEKIHPLLLIGADQPHLITPIEPVNLGPPGGPAAIKTRLGWTLQGPVKLLLNPLHPQQVLFTSLSPKHTELMRNVTKLWELDILPYRNEKRVTRSREDQAALEILNKGTVRVDVNGIQRYATPLLRKSSMACLNASEEAVMPLLRRTERHLLKDPERAATYSVEIKKLLEEGYVAKLDPDKPPQSLERWFIPHHMVMHNDKNRLVFNCSFQYKGMNLNESLLPGPVLGPSLLGVLIRFREHSVAVSGDVKGMFHQVRLLEQDRPILRFLWRDMERDREPDIYEWQVLPFGTTCSPCCASYALHKHVLDNTESGDDLQFTIQRSFYVDNCLQSLNTADEARGLIDRLRKLLASGGFNIRQWASNQPGVVSHLPKEAQSASTELWLSQRETEVPESTLGLHWHCPTDTLRYKHRPLEYGLPTMRNLYRVLASQYDPLGFILPYTTRAKILVQKLWAKPREWDDPLFPDELLQSWLQWEAELKSLSSITFPRCYVTPEMDNDSVRREIHVFCDASERAYGAVSYLRTENSRGKVQLAFLIARSRVAPKKQLSVPRLELCAALCGAQLAEMLRKELTLEYHRITLWSDSTTVLNWLQSESCRFKVFVGTRVAEIQETTNPQDWRFVDSALNPADDLTKGKSLEDLATPNRWSNGPPFLLMHSDHWPKSPAASCLKDDSELRKSTFCALNVVTSKAEIPDASQFTTYRELLEATARCVHGVANEEPLTAGDFLQAEILQWRASQLDSFFDDFQCLK